The genomic window GATCCTCGACGATGGCGACCGGGTCGACGTCGCGGGATTCCGCTTCAAAGAGAATGTCGGCGGCGCGGCGGCGGGCCCGGTAGCGGGCGCCGCGGCGACGGTAGTTGATCTTGTCGGAGCCCGCAGGCTCGACGTTATTCGGGGTTGCCTCTGACAACGTGGCCGTTCCTAGTTGTTGGTGCGGGAGAGGTACTCACCCGTGCGGGTGTCGACCTTAACCACGTTGCCGGTCTCGATGAACAGCGGAACTTGAATCTCCGCGCCGGTCTCCAGGGTGGCGGGCTTGCTGCCGCCGGTGGAGCGGTCGCCCTGCAGGCCCGGCTCGGTGTGGGTGATTTCCAGATCCACGGACACCGGCAGCTCGCCGAAGAGCGCTTCACCTTCGTAGAAGGACACCTGCACGCGCATGTTTTCCTTGAGGAAGGCGCCGGCGTCGCCGAACTTCTCGGTCGGCAGCTCAAACTGCTCGTAGTTGGAGTCGTCCATGACCACGAAGGCGGTGCCGTCGTTGTACAGGTAGGTCATGTCGCGGCGGTCGACGGTCGCGGTCTCGACCTTGACGCCGGCGTTGAAGGTCTTGTCCACGGTCTTGCCGGAGACGATCTCCTTCAGCTTGGTGCGGACGAAAGCGGGGCCCTTGCCCGGCTTGACGTGCTGGAATTCGAC from Corynebacterium maris DSM 45190 includes these protein-coding regions:
- the efp gene encoding elongation factor P; translated protein: MATTADFKNGLVLVIDGKLSQIVEFQHVKPGKGPAFVRTKLKEIVSGKTVDKTFNAGVKVETATVDRRDMTYLYNDGTAFVVMDDSNYEQFELPTEKFGDAGAFLKENMRVQVSFYEGEALFGELPVSVDLEITHTEPGLQGDRSTGGSKPATLETGAEIQVPLFIETGNVVKVDTRTGEYLSRTNN